Proteins found in one Oncorhynchus mykiss isolate Arlee chromosome 17, USDA_OmykA_1.1, whole genome shotgun sequence genomic segment:
- the LOC110517405 gene encoding MICAL-like protein 2 isoform X2 has product MDSDVKASPSKEDCSTKTQAAAVIAKKLTDNNTTTTPAAVIAKKLTDNNTTTTAGAVITKKLTDNNNTTTAGAVIAKKLTDNNTTTTPAAVIAKKLTDNNNTTTAGAVITKKLTDNNTTTTAGASSPPWHPVGLKKTENRSPSLRPAPAETPKKETETPKKETGGRVKLKADPSLLAPLTPNTSTPTPASRTGLWNKTLDKASGAASPSNTMATADNSSSPADWRSRLKPASKPVGPKDSSPLHPDIQKAETLSRPWAGGSGNAQASVPAGSTLAPSSPPEASSPSPLNTGPGTWGVLTGKSSTTANGSNIDTKTPKPSKPDYIPKEEILRELQEIEDSVNELERKGVDLEKQLRSCEEEGEEDVVMDDLMVEWFNLIRNKQVSMRRESELVYIAKTQDLEEQQPSVEQELRRLMDKPERLKTLWDRRREEELMVKLVEIVNDRNAIIDGLDDDRLREDEEDEQLNKMMKTLDTKKEKKKKSSFKLFGRSKKEG; this is encoded by the exons ATGGATAGTGATGTGAAAGCCTCTCCATCTAAAGAAGACTGCAGTACCAAGACCCAGGCTGCTGCTGTCATCGCTAAGAAACTAACAgacaacaacaccacaacaacacctGCTGCTGTCATCGCTAAGAAACTAACAgacaacaacaccacaacaacagctgGTGCTGTCATCACTAAGAAActaacagacaacaacaacacaacaacagctgGTGCTGTCATCGCTAAGAAACTAACAgacaacaacaccacaacaacacctGCTGCTGTCATCGCTAAGAAActaacagacaacaacaacacaacaacagctgGTGCTGTCATCACTAAGAAACTAACAgacaacaacaccacaacaacagctg GTGCTTCAAGTCCTCCGTGGCATCCTGTAGGACTGAAGAAGACCGAGAACAG ATCTCCCTCTCTCAGACCTGCCCCTGCTGAAACGCCTAAGAAAGAGACGGAGACTCCTAAAAAGGAGACTGGGGGCCGAGTTAAGCTAAAAGCAGACCCGTCTCTCCTCGCCCCCctcacccccaacacctccaccCCGACCCCAGCCAGCAGAACAGGCCTGTGGAACAAAACCCTGGATAAGGCATCCGGAGCTGCTTCTCCCAGCAACACTATGG CAACAGCAGACAACAGCAGCTCTCCTGCTGACTGGCGGTCCAGACTCAAACCTGCCTCCAA GCCTGTAGGACCTAAagactcctctcccctccaccctgacATTCAGAAGGCTGAAACCCTGTCTCGGCCCTGGGCCGGTGGATCAGGAAACGCCCAGGCTTCAGTCCCTGCTGGGTCTACTCTGGCCCCCTCCAGCCCCCCAGAAGCCTCCTCACCCAGCCCGCTGAACACCGGCCCTGGGACATGGg GCGTCCTGACAGGGAAGAGCTCAACGACAGCTAACGGCTCCAACATAGACACCAAGACACCTAAACCA agtaaACCCGACTACATCCCGAAGGAAGAGATCCTCAGAGAGCTTCAGGAGATAGAGGACAGTGTTAATGAgttggagaggaaaggagtggaccTGGAGAAACAACTACGCTCATGTGAAGAGG agggagaAGAGGACGTGGTGATGGATGACCTGATGGTGGAATGGTTCAACCTCATCAGAAACAAGCAGGTGTccatgaggagagagtctgaacTGGTCTACAT agcgaAGACACAGGACTTGGAGGAACAGCAGCCCAGTGTAGAGCAGGAGCTGAGAAGACTCATGGACAAacctg AGCGGCTGAAGACGTTGTGGGACCGTCGTAGAGAAGAGGAGTTGATGGTCAAGCTGGTGGAGATCGTCAATGACAGAAACGCCATCATAGACGGACTGGACGATGACAGactcag ggaggatgaggaagatgagCAGCTCAATAAGATGATGAAGACCCTAG acaCAAAGAAAGAAAAGAAGAAGAAGTCCAGCTTTAAGTTGTTTGGTAGGAGCAAGAAGGAGGGATGA
- the LOC110517405 gene encoding MICAL-like protein 2 isoform X1, giving the protein MDSDVKASPSKEDCSTKTQAAAVIAKKLTDNNTTTTPAAVIAKKLTDNNTTTTAGAVITKKLTDNNNTTTAGAVIAKKLTDNNTTTTPAAVIAKKLTDNNNTTTAGAVITKKLTDNNTTTTAGAVIAKKLTDNNTTTTSGASSPPWHPVGLKKTENRSPSLRPAPAETPKKETETPKKETGGRVKLKADPSLLAPLTPNTSTPTPASRTGLWNKTLDKASGAASPSNTMATADNSSSPADWRSRLKPASKPVGPKDSSPLHPDIQKAETLSRPWAGGSGNAQASVPAGSTLAPSSPPEASSPSPLNTGPGTWGVLTGKSSTTANGSNIDTKTPKPSKPDYIPKEEILRELQEIEDSVNELERKGVDLEKQLRSCEEEGEEDVVMDDLMVEWFNLIRNKQVSMRRESELVYIAKTQDLEEQQPSVEQELRRLMDKPERLKTLWDRRREEELMVKLVEIVNDRNAIIDGLDDDRLREDEEDEQLNKMMKTLDTKKEKKKKSSFKLFGRSKKEG; this is encoded by the exons ATGGATAGTGATGTGAAAGCCTCTCCATCTAAAGAAGACTGCAGTACCAAGACCCAGGCTGCTGCTGTCATCGCTAAGAAACTAACAgacaacaacaccacaacaacacctGCTGCTGTCATCGCTAAGAAACTAACAgacaacaacaccacaacaacagctgGTGCTGTCATCACTAAGAAActaacagacaacaacaacacaacaacagctgGTGCTGTCATCGCTAAGAAACTAACAgacaacaacaccacaacaacacctGCTGCTGTCATCGCTAAGAAActaacagacaacaacaacacaacaacagctgGTGCTGTCATCACTAAGAAACTAACAgacaacaacaccacaacaacagctgGTGCTGTCATCGCTAAGAAACTAACAgacaacaacaccacaacaacatCTGGTGCTTCAAGTCCTCCGTGGCATCCTGTAGGACTGAAGAAGACCGAGAACAG ATCTCCCTCTCTCAGACCTGCCCCTGCTGAAACGCCTAAGAAAGAGACGGAGACTCCTAAAAAGGAGACTGGGGGCCGAGTTAAGCTAAAAGCAGACCCGTCTCTCCTCGCCCCCctcacccccaacacctccaccCCGACCCCAGCCAGCAGAACAGGCCTGTGGAACAAAACCCTGGATAAGGCATCCGGAGCTGCTTCTCCCAGCAACACTATGG CAACAGCAGACAACAGCAGCTCTCCTGCTGACTGGCGGTCCAGACTCAAACCTGCCTCCAA GCCTGTAGGACCTAAagactcctctcccctccaccctgacATTCAGAAGGCTGAAACCCTGTCTCGGCCCTGGGCCGGTGGATCAGGAAACGCCCAGGCTTCAGTCCCTGCTGGGTCTACTCTGGCCCCCTCCAGCCCCCCAGAAGCCTCCTCACCCAGCCCGCTGAACACCGGCCCTGGGACATGGg GCGTCCTGACAGGGAAGAGCTCAACGACAGCTAACGGCTCCAACATAGACACCAAGACACCTAAACCA agtaaACCCGACTACATCCCGAAGGAAGAGATCCTCAGAGAGCTTCAGGAGATAGAGGACAGTGTTAATGAgttggagaggaaaggagtggaccTGGAGAAACAACTACGCTCATGTGAAGAGG agggagaAGAGGACGTGGTGATGGATGACCTGATGGTGGAATGGTTCAACCTCATCAGAAACAAGCAGGTGTccatgaggagagagtctgaacTGGTCTACAT agcgaAGACACAGGACTTGGAGGAACAGCAGCCCAGTGTAGAGCAGGAGCTGAGAAGACTCATGGACAAacctg AGCGGCTGAAGACGTTGTGGGACCGTCGTAGAGAAGAGGAGTTGATGGTCAAGCTGGTGGAGATCGTCAATGACAGAAACGCCATCATAGACGGACTGGACGATGACAGactcag ggaggatgaggaagatgagCAGCTCAATAAGATGATGAAGACCCTAG acaCAAAGAAAGAAAAGAAGAAGAAGTCCAGCTTTAAGTTGTTTGGTAGGAGCAAGAAGGAGGGATGA